The Paenibacillus swuensis genome contains the following window.
TCGGCTTGACTCAGGTATTAAAACAAATTAGCGTAACGAAATTCGCTCAGAGGTCTTTTCGGCGACCTATGAGCGAATTTCGTTTCCTTATTCTCGGGAATCTCCCATATACCACGAAATATAGCGTAACCAGGCATCACCGAAGCGTAATTTGTTACCTTCACTTGCACCTGCACCTGCACCTGTACCTGCACCTGCACCTACACCTGCACCTGCACTGCACCTGCACCTGCGTCACAATCGATAAGAGGTTTGCAAACTCCCTCTCTAAAAAAACTAAACCGAAAGAAGCGATAACCAACATGTCACAACCTACAATAAATGGATCAACACCCGCACCGGGCAGAGCCCAAGGCGAGCTGCAAGATTTAACCTTGCTGGGCGATCAGCAGGTCAAGTATCTTTTTGAATACAGTCCGCAGATTCTCGAATCCTTTGACAATAAGCATCCGTATCGGGATTATTTTGTTAAATTCAACTGTCCGGAGTTCACCAGCCTCTGCCCGATTACGGGTCAGCCGGATTTCGCGACCATCTATATCAGCTACATTCCCGACGAGAAAATGGTAGAGAGCAAATCTCTTAAACTCTACCTTTTCAGTTTCCGAAATCACGGCGATTTCCACGAGGACTGTATGAACATTATCATGAATGACCTCATCAAGCTGATGGATCCGCGCTACATTGAAGTATGGGGTAAATTCACCCCCCGCGGCGGCATTTCCATTGACCCGTACACCAATTACGGCAAGCCTGGGACCAAGTACGAAGAGATGGCCTTCCATCGGATGATGAACCATGATTTGTATCCGGAAAAAGTGGACAACCGCTAACTTTACTTCAACCATAATTCACAAGACGCCTTTCCTCCGCGGTAAGGCGTCTTTATCATTTTGGAATAGAAAAGGAACTGGGAATAGAGCAGTAGAATAGTATAAGGGATGTTACAGATTGTATCATTACGCATCTATTTAATAGAGGAGGAACATAATGATGCTCCATAAGATCACCCAGGCCTTTCCCCGAATACTTACGTTTATGCTTCTATTCGCAGCCTTGCCTTCGACCGCCTTCGCCGATGATGTATTTCCGAATGAATGGAACCCTGAATCCCGTACGAACCTCTCAGAAACACAAACCCAGGTCCACTTGAATATGGCCGCCCACCAATTTGTAACTTCATCGGTTTATGTTGATGCTTATGTCCGAGGCGGGGAGTCCTCTGCTCTGACCGTTGGCTTGGGAAGCAATTTACCGGGCAGTTCTTTCTATTATCCGGT
Protein-coding sequences here:
- the queF gene encoding preQ(1) synthase, translating into MSQPTINGSTPAPGRAQGELQDLTLLGDQQVKYLFEYSPQILESFDNKHPYRDYFVKFNCPEFTSLCPITGQPDFATIYISYIPDEKMVESKSLKLYLFSFRNHGDFHEDCMNIIMNDLIKLMDPRYIEVWGKFTPRGGISIDPYTNYGKPGTKYEEMAFHRMMNHDLYPEKVDNR